The Harpia harpyja isolate bHarHar1 chromosome 10, bHarHar1 primary haplotype, whole genome shotgun sequence genome includes a region encoding these proteins:
- the LOC128147539 gene encoding hepatic lectin-like isoform X2: MDEEHLHDDLRVFKVSAISSKLNEVQPERKQNFSDRDFLLFPCGPGSREWEYFNGKCYYFSLTRMSWYKAKAQCEEMHSQLAIINSYAKQNFVMFRTRNERFWIGLTDENLEGEWEWIDGTDYKTTFTFWKEGEPNNSDRNEDCAHIWISGKWNDVYCTYECYYICEKPLPN; encoded by the exons TTTCAGCCATTTCTTCTAAACTCAACGAGGTGCAGCCGGAACggaaacagaatttttctgaCAGGGATTTTCTCC TGTTTCCCTGCGGACCCGGCTCCAGGGAATGGGAATACTTTAATGGAAAATGTTACTACTTCTCCCTAACCAGAATGAGCTGGTACAAGGCAAAGGCTCAGTGCGAAGAGATGCACTCGCAGTTGGCTATCATTAACAGCTACGCCAAGCAG AATTTTGTCATGTTCAGGACAAGGAATGAACGTTTCTGGATCGGGCTCACGGACGAGAATTTGGAAGGGGAATGGGAATGGATCGACGGGACCGACTATAAAACCACGTTCAC ATTTTGGAAGGAGGGCGAGCCCAACAACAGCGACAGAAACGAAGACTGTGCCCACATCTGGATCTCTGGGAAGTGGAACGATGTCTACTGCACCTATGAGTGCTACTACATCTGCGAAAAGCCTCTGCCCAACTGA